In the Desulfotignum phosphitoxidans DSM 13687 genome, TCAAGTTCATTGGAAAGTTTTTTTGATGTTGCGTGGGTATAGCAATGGGGACATGAAAGATTACAACGATTGGTTAAATTCCATATAACCACTATGCCTGACCTTCCATGGTGTCGGGCAGTGGTCACAGGTCGGTCTGCTTCCCTAAGAATCCTGCTTATTCTTAACATGAGACCTCCTTTTGAATACTATTCCCGAAATGAATGGACATAAGCCCCCAAATTTTTGATTTCACTGTCCGTCAATCCAAACACCGGCATTTTCTGATCCGTATATCCCAATATTGCGCTGCTGCTCCAGGGAAATTTGATTTGCCCTGCAATGGCGGTAACATCCCTGTTGCCTGCAATCTCCCCAAAGGACGGAGCAAATGCTTCAATTGTTTGATGATGGCATCCCATACAGTATTCTTCAAAAAGGACTTCGCCTTTTGCAATTCGTTGTGAATCACGCCACCATTTTTCGATTTCTGCGATATTGCAGCGTCCATCAGAATCAACTGTTACTTTTCTGACAATTTCAGCCGGGGTTTCCTTTAAGTAAAAGGCTAATTGACGTATCTGCGGCTGCGTCAGTCTGCAGCTCCAAACCGGCATCAAAGTATTTTCTATACCATACAAAATCAGTGACCGAATTGCGGCCTCACTGCGGGCGGCCAGTTTTGCAGACACAAGCGGTGTTCCGATGAAACCCGACCGGTCCCGTCCATGGCAGGCGGCACAATTTTCCAGATATACCTGTCTTGCTGTCCAACCATTCTGTGACTTCTGTCCTGAAAAAAGGCATGGGACTTCTAGCAATATGATCAAT is a window encoding:
- a CDS encoding c-type cytochrome produces the protein MRKTACFFLIFILIILLEVPCLFSGQKSQNGWTARQVYLENCAACHGRDRSGFIGTPLVSAKLAARSEAAIRSLILYGIENTLMPVWSCRLTQPQIRQLAFYLKETPAEIVRKVTVDSDGRCNIAEIEKWWRDSQRIAKGEVLFEEYCMGCHHQTIEAFAPSFGEIAGNRDVTAIAGQIKFPWSSSAILGYTDQKMPVFGLTDSEIKNLGAYVHSFRE